Within Prochlorococcus marinus XMU1411, the genomic segment TATTATAAGTTATTGATAAATAAATCAAACTTAGATGAGAAACAAAATTTGCAAAGAACTCAATAATACAGATATTGGTAAATTAGTTAATTTGTGCGGATGGGTAGATAGAAGAAGAGATCATGGTGGTGTAATATTTATTGATTTAAGAGACCATAGTGGATTTCTACAAATAACAATTAACCCCGATGATGGTGCAGATCTATTTAAACAGGCAGAAACTCTAAGAAATGAAACAGTAATAATGGTTAGCGGAATTATTAATGAAAGGCCCAAAGATTCCATAAATACAAATTTAAGTACTGGAGAGCTAGAGCTTAAGGTTAAAGATTTACAAGTTCTCAACCAAATTAAAAACAACTTACCTTTTCCAGTGTCTATTCATGATTATGAAAATACAAAAGAGGAACTCAGATTAAAATATAGATACCTTGATTTAAGAAGGGGAAAATTACTAGAAAATTTAAAAACAAGACATAAGATTATTAAAGTTGCTAGAGAATTTCTTGATAATTTTGGATTTACAGAAGTAGAGACCCCATTACTTACAAAGTCAACTCCTGAAGGCGCTCGCGATTTTCTTGTTCCTGCACGTCTTTCAAATGGAGAATTTTTTGCTTTACCTCAATCCCCACAACTATTTAAACAACTTCTAATGGTTGGAGGCTTAGATAAGTATTATCAAATCGCAAAATGTTTCCGTGATGAAGACTTAAGAGCAGATAGACAGCCAGAGTTTACTCAATTAGATATTGAGATGAGCTTTATTAGTGAAGAAGAAATAATTTCTTTTAATGAAAGTCTCATAAAAAAAATATGGAAAGAAGTGTTAAATATTAATTTTAATAATGCTTTTCCAAGAATGTCATGGCAGGAAGCAATGGATAATTACGGAACTGATAGACCAGATACTAGATATCAAATGTTATTAAAAGATTTAGGAGGAGTATTAGGTGATATTGGATTTAATATTTTCACCAAGGCAATTAAGTCTGGAGGTTATATAAAATCCATAACAGTCAAAGGAGGTAATTCAAGTATTAGCAATGTAAGAATTAAACCAGGAGGTGACATCTTCCAAGTAGCTCAAGATGCAGGAGCTGGTGGTTTGGCCTTTATAAGGGTCAAAGGAGATGAGCTTGAGACTATTGGGGCAATTAAAAATAATTTAAGTGAAGATCATATTACTGATATTTTAAAAATCACAGAAGCAAAAGATGGAGACTTAATCCTCTTAGGAGCTGGAGATAAACAAATTGTCAATCAGTCATTAGATAGGGTAAGACAATATATCGCAAAAGACCTAAATCTTGTTGATAAAAGTAAATGGAATTTCTTATGGGTAACTGACTTCCCGATGTTTGAGAGAAATGAAGATGAGAATAGATATGAAGCTTTACATCATCCTTTTTGTTCTCCAAAAAATATAAAATCTAAAGATTCTGAAACCTTGAAAAAAGAAATTGAGAGCTCTACAGCAAATGCTTATGACTTAGTTCTCAATGGATTGGAGTTAGGTGGTGGTTCTTTACGTATTCATGAAGCCAACTTACAAAGAGAGGTTCTGAAAACGGTTGGACTTACTGATAAAGAGATTGATGAAAAATTTGGATTTTTAATAGAAGCCTTAGAAATGGGTGCTCCTCCTCATGGTGGAATAGCGTTTGGATTGGATCGTATTACCATGCTGATCATTGGTGCAGATTCAATAAGAGAAACCATTGCTTTTCCAAAAAATCAACAAGCAAAATGTCTTCTCACAAATGCACCTTCAAATGTCTCTGAATTACAATTAAAAGAATTAGATATTGAAATAACAATTGATGAATAAGAATATATATGGATGTTCTAAAACTTTTTTGTTTAAATAAAATATAAGGAGGCTGTGCTTAATTAAAAATATTTAATGTCAAAATTTGTCTTTGTCACCGGAGGAGTAGTTTCTAGCATTGGTAAAGGAATTGTAGCTGCAAGCCTAGGAAGATTATTAAAGTCTAGAGGATATAGTGTTTCAATATTAAAACTAGATCCATATCTAAATGTTGATCCAGGAACAATGAGCCCTTTCCAACATGGAGAAGTATTTGTAACCGAAGATGGGGCTGAAACCGATCTAGATTTAGGTCACTATGAAAGATTTACTGATACTGCAATGACTAGGTTAAATAGTGTGACTACGGGATCTATCTATCAAGCAGTTATCAATAAAGAAAGAAGAGGTAGTTATGATGGTGGAACTGTGCAAGTAATACC encodes:
- the aspS gene encoding aspartate--tRNA ligase, whose protein sequence is MRNKICKELNNTDIGKLVNLCGWVDRRRDHGGVIFIDLRDHSGFLQITINPDDGADLFKQAETLRNETVIMVSGIINERPKDSINTNLSTGELELKVKDLQVLNQIKNNLPFPVSIHDYENTKEELRLKYRYLDLRRGKLLENLKTRHKIIKVAREFLDNFGFTEVETPLLTKSTPEGARDFLVPARLSNGEFFALPQSPQLFKQLLMVGGLDKYYQIAKCFRDEDLRADRQPEFTQLDIEMSFISEEEIISFNESLIKKIWKEVLNINFNNAFPRMSWQEAMDNYGTDRPDTRYQMLLKDLGGVLGDIGFNIFTKAIKSGGYIKSITVKGGNSSISNVRIKPGGDIFQVAQDAGAGGLAFIRVKGDELETIGAIKNNLSEDHITDILKITEAKDGDLILLGAGDKQIVNQSLDRVRQYIAKDLNLVDKSKWNFLWVTDFPMFERNEDENRYEALHHPFCSPKNIKSKDSETLKKEIESSTANAYDLVLNGLELGGGSLRIHEANLQREVLKTVGLTDKEIDEKFGFLIEALEMGAPPHGGIAFGLDRITMLIIGADSIRETIAFPKNQQAKCLLTNAPSNVSELQLKELDIEITIDE